From one Flavobacterium sp. N502536 genomic stretch:
- a CDS encoding carbohydrate kinase family protein — MSDGNNLKAVAYGEVLWDVFATEKKIGGAPLNVALRMQSLGCEAAMISSVGNDEDGSALINHIKSFGLETDAIIRSEDFSTGLVEVSLNDKGSASYTIQYPAAWDKIILSDFARNLAVNADVLIFGSLVCRDAVSRKSLEELLQTNVYKVFDVNLRKPHYTYEILERLMHSASFIKFNDEELAEIALALHSPFTTLEENIHFIAGKTNTNAICVTRGQHGAVLLWENQLYENNGYAVKVVDTVGAGDSFLAALITTLLTGKTPQYAIDFACATGALVAASPGANPKISTSKIESLLRGEE; from the coding sequence ATGAGTGACGGAAATAACCTTAAGGCAGTAGCCTATGGAGAAGTACTTTGGGATGTTTTTGCTACTGAAAAAAAGATTGGCGGCGCACCACTAAACGTTGCCTTGCGAATGCAATCGTTAGGTTGCGAAGCGGCTATGATTAGTAGTGTAGGCAATGATGAAGACGGTTCCGCTCTCATCAATCATATAAAAAGTTTCGGACTTGAAACGGATGCGATTATCAGGTCAGAAGATTTTTCAACCGGTTTGGTCGAAGTAAGCTTAAACGATAAAGGTTCGGCGAGTTATACTATCCAGTATCCGGCGGCATGGGACAAGATTATATTGAGTGATTTTGCCAGAAATTTGGCAGTTAATGCCGATGTCTTGATTTTTGGAAGTCTGGTTTGTCGGGATGCCGTATCAAGGAAGTCGCTTGAAGAATTATTGCAGACCAATGTGTACAAAGTTTTTGATGTCAATCTAAGAAAACCTCATTATACCTATGAGATTTTAGAGCGTTTGATGCATTCCGCTAGTTTTATTAAATTCAATGACGAAGAATTAGCAGAAATTGCTCTCGCATTGCATTCGCCTTTTACTACACTGGAAGAAAATATTCATTTTATTGCCGGAAAAACCAATACCAATGCCATTTGCGTCACCAGAGGACAACATGGGGCTGTATTGCTTTGGGAAAATCAATTGTATGAGAACAACGGATATGCTGTAAAAGTTGTCGATACAGTAGGAGCAGGTGATTCTTTTTTAGCCGCTTTGATTACGACATTGCTTACCGGAAAAACACCTCAATATGCAATCGATTTTGCGTGTGCGACAGGAGCTTTAGTTGCTGCTTCACCGGGAGCCAATCCTAAAATTTCAACTTCAAAAATTGAAAGCCTCCTGAGAGGGGAAGAATAA
- a CDS encoding histone H1-like protein Hc1, giving the protein MNDLLVKINAEIETFKAEAESLTEKGVKAAGPRARKSTLEIEKLLKEFRKVSIEESKK; this is encoded by the coding sequence ATGAACGATCTATTAGTAAAAATCAACGCCGAAATTGAAACATTTAAAGCAGAGGCTGAATCATTAACGGAAAAAGGTGTTAAAGCTGCTGGTCCAAGAGCGCGTAAATCAACTTTAGAAATTGAAAAACTTTTAAAAGAGTTTAGAAAAGTTTCTATCGAAGAATCTAAAAAATAA